In Halichondria panicea chromosome 5, odHalPani1.1, whole genome shotgun sequence, the genomic stretch ctagaacgctagctgcaagagtgagcagagagctgcaaggctctgctgacttgcagccattaatttttagacttgaacttttggcattgatcgtttttaacaacaatcatggtcgatcattacccactatttggtTGATTgcatcatagattgaagagagagggataggaaacggagtggtgcacgtgatgattttacattgaatctgcagtggagcctcgaaaattatccgcgctacgccctatgaacgaggctattaagcacacttttgccgggtaactcccaaagctgtgtttcctcgagacataatctctttcagcaacttaaaacacgcctagtccatgagccacgtgtagtacttgctaatgactgaccacacccagtaaaaagagactttccaataaagttatatgttcccaaggctgttttagagctattggaacatgtaacgtgtaagcgtgctggttatgactactacaataggtatagaccttgaaatataagtgagttgcacggactaagcacagttacttgtagtttattatgcactgagtgtagaaatagatattgttgtgatggcctcgattaaaccgcaccGTAGCGCgaatgttactcgagatacaaaccgtttcctatccctctaactcttcaatctatgattgcatgcagcaaaattcatcatgataattataatcaatgtgtgtataaaagctagctattagtagttttgtgttatgtagctttggtacctccactgaggcatcagcacccgtggtgctttcattatgacTTGGCATTAACTGCCTTTTCGTGGTAAAACATTTCGTTTGCTTCATTACGAGCACTATACTGCATACGTTGCAataaaccacgcctaggtTTTAATGCGGAATATTTTTATCGAGGTTGGCTTgctcacgaaaattacccgctatacagtcatgtataattttacagtagtagtataaactacaactagtgcaaccatagtacagtagaacctcgattatccggacaccttggttccagaagcaggccggataagtgaatatgccggataatcgaatagataaaccacgccttgatccacccactttattgataaacagcagtaccacatggttgtctgcgcatgcgcagaagataagcaggcatgtctccatggtaacagctgcaacgcgcatgcgcgttttagggacacgcccattttctgatctgataacaagaaaactgccaagccggataatcgaggttccggataatggagggccggataatcgaggttctactgtacaaataattaccTTTCTTGAGATCTCCTGATAGACTCTGCCCCCTTCCATTACCTTATACGTCATTACAGGAGCAGAAAAATCAGTTCGACTGGTTTGCACGGCTATAGAATCAAAGATTTTACAGTCTGCATTCCTCAAAGCAAGTGTTCAAAGGGAGTTATGACTTACATCAGGATGTTCCAAGAGACTACAGATTTGATCAGTTGTTAGATCAAAGATTTCAACTCCATGTATTCTGTTGAAAACTCCAGATACTTGGGTGCCTGCAGAGACAATCATTTACTTGATATGTCGTTTACATTATTGGCTACTTACCAAGGATACCCACTTTGTAAGCTCTTTCCATATTTTTGTTTTTCTGCTGAGGagttgtagatctacatgtaagagTTCTTGGaccggtgtagaagcgatatgggGCTCCCCCCGTTTTCGGGGCCTCccccggtgtcataaaattttaggccccccatgagattgggccccccaggcctagaattttaacattttaggccccctcttaaaattttaggccccccattaacagcgcaacagcggtaacattatgtgacagtgcattctcaaaatacaccaatgcagtcttctatggtcttcacagtctatgcagtgccagttactgaatgcagctctcctcacacacacacacatttcatgcatgtacagtagtataccactggtctcacagccatcacactgcaccatgtcgaatcaggcctcatgcagcacgaagcacataggtgccaactgtcctgaattggtcaggactgtccaagattacccttgtcccgaaaggaaactgctatattgtgattccaccatgatacaacagtttctctcttgacttctatctgtgattccacattacttgagagctgagccagtgatgctattggagcatccccacaacaatttacatcttctatgtataggaaaacatagaggaagatatgaattgttgtctttgcactgaaattgtgtgttttatacttttttgtcctgaaatttggctgagaaagtaagcacaaagttgcaaatatggcgatagctatgcaacaacatcaattgtcttacaggcagatccaacattgcagagctgcatcaaagcatttaactcttataggtaaagcatgagtaacttgaaaggtaaatcttccttcactttgaattccatgatagaataataatgcaaacgtttttgctactttgatacagagtctttgcatgcatgcagtctctttgatgctttgtcaactaattaatagagctaaccttaccatattattatatctctttgacttcgttctatcgtgcagaaaaggatagcagaagagggggcctagaatgttaacagtttggaccccctggggggcctaaactgttaacattctaggcccggggggcctaaacatgggggggcccaaaattttatgacaccggccctaaaacgctagcgattTGGGGTGTTAGGGGGGGGGCCTATTGCGCTAGTGATATAGGCCCCCCATAGTGATTTAGGGCCCCCCTCGAGATAGCAACGCAATGTTCTACCATGTAGTCTACCAGGAGAGAAAGGTGCCTCATCGTGCAACCTCTGAAGGTGGCTTTCAGTTCTACCTATGACCACGGTTTCAGAGATGCACCCTGTATTTGTTATGGCTGGCCGCTGCCATCAACCCCAACTAAGTGCAACTGTGGCTCAGCCTTCTCAGCAAACCATGCATGCGCAATGATTTTTACCAAAGGGTGACTTCCCAACTAGAAGGCATAACGAGCTACGTGACCTGACTGCTTCACTTCTCACTAAAGTCTGCCACAATGTTGCCACAGAACATGAGAACCCCGACTACAACCACTAAGCGAGAATCTTTATCCCACCGCTCAGCCATTTAACCACTGACAATGCCCGCTTAGACATCCGTGCAAGAGGTTCTGGTTTGCTGTTCAAAACACATATTTTGATGTACCCGAATGCACCCAGCAACAGCTCCAGAACCATCAAAGCTGCCTACAAGAAACATGAGGTACAAGAAACATAACATAATAGTATATATCTACATATTAATTGACTGTGCCtgatcacaaaattaatgtcaggacaattataattatacatgccaTACATGCCATACACGTGGCTGACAGAAGTTACCTTTTGACTCTTAGGTACAGACTGATTAGACTTTCGTCTCTTAGGTGGTGGTGGACAGTCTAAGGGGACATCAATTGGTTGCAAATGGGTCACCACAGGTCCATGTGTAAGGCTCACGTCTGGTATTGAGCAAAGTGGCATCTTTTGCTGCTCTTTGCCCATCACAGAACTTTGTGGCAAGTCTGGAATATACTTAGtgagatgataattatacccacaCGCAGTTTTAGTATACACGCATGTATAATAGTTTTACCATATATACCTTGAGGGTGTTGTTTTCTCATATCGTAGATCCATTGACATAGTTCATTGACTTGACCACAAGTGCAGGTTAGGTATGTTTTACCATACTTTTTTGTCAGGAAAGTACCAGACTGGGGGTGTTGACGGATGTAGAAATGTAACAGGCTGTTCATTTCTAAGTAGCTGATGTCAGTGTTTTCTGCTTTTTTGAAGTCGTCAAACTGATTGTGAAGGAGTGAATTGACGACCACGAAGTCAAATGCTTCAACTAAGTCTGGTTGATGGGTGTATGCTCTGTAAGCTAGCCACAGTGCCACATCAGTATCTTTGCTCAAGCCATACTTGTGCTTGTTTTGAAAGAGGTACGATAACTGCAATGGAGAATTGTCAgtaatctatataattatatactacatgAAATTTAAGTGTTAAaaatgtacaatacaatacacttAATATAGCAGTGAACTTACATTAAAATCATCATCCTCCTCACTTCTGTACAGATGTGTAGAACCTCCTGTTCTGTACAGTCTCAAAAGGCTTGGATCAAACAGACATTCCATCAGAATAGGATCATCAAACCCACTGGAAACGTATTCTGAAGAGAGGCCAGGCGTATTATCCGGGAGTGTGGAATTATTGGAAATCTTTGCAAGAGAATGGCTACTACTTTGCATACGAGTAtgagcatagatagtagaggggagggattggaaacatctCAGGTGACCAATGTATTGCCCTAGAGAATTCTGACACCATGCGTGTTGCATTCCGCAAGTATTGATTGCGATTGATTGCGAGCCAGATGCAAAGACAAAAGAGAAGAAA encodes the following:
- the LOC135336179 gene encoding uncharacterized protein LOC135336179, whose protein sequence is MQHAWCQNSLGQYIGHLRCFQSLPSTIYAHTRMQSSSHSLAKISNNSTLPDNTPGLSSEYVSSGFDDPILMECLFDPSLLRLYRTGGSTHLYRSEEDDDFNLSYLFQNKHKYGLSKDTDVALWLAYRAYTHQPDLVEAFDFVVVNSLLHNQFDDFKKAENTDISYLEMNSLLHFYIRQHPQSGTFLTKKYGKTYLTCTCGQVNELCQWIYDMRKQHPQDLPQSSVMGKEQQKMPLCSIPDVSLTHGPVVTHLQPIDVPLDCPPPPKRRKSNQSVPKSQKAALMVLELLLGAFGYIKICVLNSKPEPLARMSKRALSVVKWLSGGIKILA